One part of the Phoenix dactylifera cultivar Barhee BC4 chromosome 4, palm_55x_up_171113_PBpolish2nd_filt_p, whole genome shotgun sequence genome encodes these proteins:
- the LOC103711639 gene encoding polyadenylate-binding protein RBP45 produces the protein MMQPAGGMVQPQMAPPPMEQHQQTQPQQWTMMPPQPQPQYYQAPMWNQQPSQIPPPVPQPVQQLPQQPQPQYPGPQPASADEIRTLWVGDLQYWMDENYLFGCFASTGEVLSVKMIRNKQTGQSEGYGFIEFATRAAAERVLQAFNGQMMPNIEQTFRLNWATCGSGERRDDSPDYTIFVGDLASDVTDYLLQETFKTRYPSVKGAKVVSDRLTGRSKGYGFVRFSDSNEQTRAMNEMNGVYCSSRPMRIGAAASKKAGAQQYSSNASYQTAPGAESENDPNNTTIFVGGLDPIVTEEHLRQVFSQYGELVYVKIPVGKRCGFVQFAVRSCAEEALQMLNGTQLGGQNIRLSWGRSPANKQPQQDSTQWNGSYYGYTQGYDTYGYAPPQDPNMYAYASYPGYGNYPQQQQQQQPPQQQ, from the exons ATGATGCAGCCAGCCGGCGGGATGGTGCAGCCACAGATGGCTCCCCCTCCGATGGAACAGCATCAGCAGACGCAGCCGCAGCAGTGGACGATGATGCCCCCTCAGCCGCAGCCGCAGTATTACCAGGCGCCGATGTGGAACCAGCAGCCGTCCCAGATCCCGCCGCCGGTGCCCCAGCCGGTGCAGCAGCTCCCGCAGCAGCCCCAGCCGCAATACCCGGGCCCACAGCCGGCCTCGGCCGACGAGATCCGGACGCTCTGGGTCGGGGACTTGCAGTATTGGATGGACGAGAACTATCTTTTCGGGTGCTTCGCCTCGACTGGAGAG GTTCTTTCTGTGAAAATGATCCGGAATAAGCAGACTGGGCAATCAGAGGGTTATGGTTTTATTGAGTTTGCAACTCGAGCAGCTGCAGAAAGAGTTCTTCAGGCTTTTAATGGCCAAATGATGCCTAATATTGAGCAAACTTTCAGACTAAATTGGGCTACCTGTGGATCGGGTGAGAGACGTGATGATAGCCCTGATTATACAATATTTGTCGGGGATTTGGCCTCTGATGTCACAGATTACTTGTTACAAGAGACATTCAAAACTCGCTACCCATCAGTTAAGGGGGCAAAAGTTGTCTCAGATAGACTTACTGGGCGATCCAAAGGCTATGGCTTTGTTAGGTTTTCAgattcaaatgaacaaacacGTGCTATGAATGAAATGAATGGAGTTTACTGTTCATCAAGGCCTATGCGGATTGGTGCAGCTGCCAGCAAGAAAGCTGGTGCTCAACAGTATTCTTCAAACG CTTCTTACCAGACTGCACCAGGAGCTGAGTCCGAGAATGATCCAAATAATACCACT ATATTTGTTGGTGGGCTTGATCCAATTGTCACTGAGGAACATCTGAGACAAGTTTTTAGCCAATATGGTGAGTTGGTCTATGTAAAGATACCTGTAGGCAAGCGATGTGGGTTTGTTCAATTTGCAGTCAG GTCATGTGCTGAGGAGGCCCTGCAGATGTTAAATGGAACCCAACTTGGGGGGCAGAACATACGGCTTTCATGGGGTCGTAGTCCAGCAAATAAACAG CCACAGCAGGATTCTACCCAATGGAATGGTAGCTATTATGGGTACACCCAGGGCTATGATACATATGGATATGCTCCTCCTCAAGATCCCAACATGTATGCATATGCATCATATCCAGGATATGGGAACTAtccgcagcagcagcagcagcagcagccacCGCAGCAGCAG TGA